A portion of the Desmodus rotundus isolate HL8 chromosome 8, HLdesRot8A.1, whole genome shotgun sequence genome contains these proteins:
- the PLEKHF2 gene encoding pleckstrin homology domain-containing family F member 2: MVDRLANSEANTRRINIVENCFGAAGQPLTIPGRVLIGEGVLTKLCRKKPKARQFFLFNDILVYGNIVIQKKKYNKQHIIPLENVTIDSIKDEGDLRNGWLIKTPTKSFAVYAATATEKSEWMNHINKCVTDLLSKSGKTPSNEHAAVWVPDSEATVCMRCQKAKFTPVNRRHHCRKCGFVVCGPCSEKRFLLPSQSSKPVRICDFCYDLLSTGDMAACQPTRSDSYSQSLKSTLNDVSDDDDDDDSSD; the protein is encoded by the coding sequence ATGGTGGATCGCTTGGCAAACAGTGAAGCAAATACAAGACGTATAAATATAGTAGAAAACTGTTTTGGAGCAGCTGGTCAACCCTTAACTATACCCGGACGGGTTCTTATTGGAGAAGGAGTATTGACTAAGTTGTGCAGAAAAAAGCCCAAAGCAAGgcagtttttcttatttaacGATATTCTTGTATATGGCAATATTGTCatccagaagaaaaaatataacaaacaacATATTATTCCCCTGGAAAATGTCACTATTGATTCCATCAAAGATGAGGGAGACTTGAGGAATGGATGGCTTATCAAAACACCCACTAAGTCATTTGCAGTTTACGCTGCCACTGCCACTGAGAAATCAGAATGGATgaatcatataaataaatgtgttactGACTTACTGTCCAAAAGTGGGAAGACGCCTAGTAATGAACATGCTGCGGTCTGGGTTCCTGACTCTGAGGCAACTGTATGTATGCGTTGTCAGAAAGCAAAGTTCACACCTGTTAATCGTCGTCACCATTGCCGCAAGTGTGGTTTTGTCGTCTGTGGGCCCTGCTCTGAAAAGAGATTTCTTCTTCCCAGCCAGTCCTCTAAGCCTGTGCGGATTTGTGACTTCTGCTATGACCTGCTttctactggggacatggccgcATGCCAGCCTACTAGATCGGACTCTTACAGTCAGTCATTGAAGTCTACTTTAAATGATGTGtctgatgatgatgacgatgatgatagCAGTGACTAA